The Schistocerca cancellata isolate TAMUIC-IGC-003103 chromosome 4, iqSchCanc2.1, whole genome shotgun sequence genome contains a region encoding:
- the LOC126184162 gene encoding uncharacterized protein LOC126184162: MAKVEIWQKRKYGHNVNMAKRKYAKIGNMEKKDIWQKRKYGKNANMAKTQIRQKRKSGHSRRFTKYIRNANMGKTQIWEKRKYGKNANMGKTQIWEKRKYGKDANMGKTKISEREMQIWEKRKYGKNANMGKTKIWEKRKYGKKAIMGKKIMGKTQIWE, from the exons atggcaaaagtggaaatatggcaaaaacggaaatatggccataacgtaaatatggcaaaacggaaatatgccaaaatcggaaatatggaaaaaaaggatatatggcagaaacgcaaatatggcaaaaacgctaatatggcaaaaacgcaaatacggcaaaaacgcaaaagtg gacatagtcgaaggttcacgaaatatataagaaatgcaaatatgggaaaaacgcaaatatgggaaaaacgcaaatatgggaaaaacgcaaatatgggaaaaacgcaaatatgggaaaaacgcaaatatgggaaagacgcaaatatgggaaaaacgaaaatatcggaaaGAG aaatgcaaatatgggaaaaacgcaaatatgggaaaaacgcaaatatgggaaaaacgaaaatatgggaaaaacgcaaatatgggaaaaaagcaataatgggaaaaaaaataatgggaaaaacgcaaatatgggaataa